A genome region from Paracoccus stylophorae includes the following:
- a CDS encoding Phenylacetic acid catabolic protein encodes MTNDADTMPIADYLAQGGKLTSPENVPPRYRGELLRLMSSFVDSELAGSAGFAAAINWAPGIKERIAASRITLEKADHAERVLNLMGTFGTDTRRYQQTHDWAARKDRDATVDPRRHGGDKRLSVFHYPLEGWTDAVVMNVLMGTATLHAVGELARSSYQPLAEVLREILPRERRHVELGIEGLERLARSDRDGARASAEYWLPRVAETFGPAQSERFDRQKEMGLRHTDNETLRQKWRAEADEILSSMELK; translated from the coding sequence ATGACGAATGATGCGGATACGATGCCGATTGCCGATTATCTGGCGCAGGGGGGCAAGCTGACCTCGCCCGAAAACGTGCCGCCACGCTATCGCGGGGAATTGCTGCGGCTGATGTCGTCCTTCGTGGACAGCGAACTGGCCGGGTCGGCGGGGTTCGCCGCCGCGATCAACTGGGCGCCGGGGATCAAGGAACGGATCGCCGCCAGCCGGATCACGCTGGAAAAGGCCGACCATGCCGAACGCGTGCTGAACCTGATGGGCACGTTCGGCACCGACACAAGACGCTATCAGCAGACGCATGACTGGGCGGCGCGCAAGGATCGCGATGCCACGGTCGATCCGCGCCGCCATGGCGGCGACAAGCGGCTGTCGGTGTTCCACTATCCGCTGGAGGGCTGGACGGATGCGGTGGTGATGAACGTGCTGATGGGCACCGCCACGCTGCATGCCGTGGGCGAGTTGGCGCGCAGCTCGTATCAGCCGCTGGCCGAGGTCCTGCGCGAGATCCTGCCGCGCGAACGGCGCCATGTCGAGTTGGGGATCGAAGGGCTGGAACGCCTTGCCAGGTCCGATCGCGACGGCGCCCGCGCCTCGGCCGAATACTGGTTGCCGCGCGTGGCCGAAACCTTTGGCCCGGCGCAGTCGGAACGGTTCGACCGGCAGAAGGAAATGGGCCTGCGCCACACCGATAACGAGACATTGCGCCAGAAATGGCGGGCCGAGGCGGACGAGATCCTGTCCTCGATGGAACTGAAATAG
- the paaE gene encoding 1,2-phenylacetyl-CoA epoxidase subunit PaaE, which produces MPRFHPLEVTDIRRDTRDSVVVTLQPRDTDADAFEFTQGQYLTFRRDFDGTELRRSYSICAGLDEGCLRVGIKRVDGGAFSTWANEELKVGDVLDVMPPQGRFFTVLEPDKARNYLGFAGGSGITPVLSIVKTVLAREPNSTFTLVYANRQVNSIMFREELEDLKNTYLGRLSIIHILESEGQEIDLFTGRIDAEKMEMLFRLWIDAETVDTAFICGPEPMMLAIAESLRNHGLSDDRIKFELFASSQPGRAKKRAVSQEVGTSANSCEVSVTLDGATRTFQMPKDGTAVLDAALDNDMDAPYSCKAGVCSTCRAKVLEGEVEMEVNHALEDYEVRAGYVLSCQCIPLSDKVVLSYDE; this is translated from the coding sequence ATGCCCCGTTTTCACCCCCTGGAAGTGACGGATATAAGGCGCGACACCCGCGATTCGGTGGTCGTGACCCTGCAACCGCGCGACACCGATGCCGATGCGTTCGAGTTCACTCAGGGCCAGTATCTGACCTTCCGCCGCGATTTCGACGGAACCGAGTTGCGCCGGTCCTATTCCATCTGCGCCGGGCTGGACGAAGGCTGTCTGCGCGTCGGCATCAAGCGGGTGGATGGCGGCGCGTTCTCGACCTGGGCGAACGAGGAATTGAAGGTCGGCGACGTGCTGGACGTGATGCCGCCGCAGGGACGGTTCTTCACCGTGCTGGAACCGGACAAGGCCCGGAACTATCTGGGTTTCGCGGGCGGGTCTGGGATCACGCCGGTCCTGTCCATCGTCAAGACCGTCCTGGCCCGAGAGCCGAATTCCACCTTCACGCTGGTCTATGCCAACCGGCAGGTCAATTCGATCATGTTCCGCGAGGAGCTTGAGGATCTGAAGAACACCTATCTGGGCCGGCTGTCGATCATCCACATCCTGGAAAGCGAAGGGCAGGAGATCGACCTGTTCACCGGCCGCATCGACGCCGAGAAGATGGAGATGCTGTTCCGGCTGTGGATCGACGCCGAAACCGTGGACACGGCCTTTATCTGCGGCCCCGAGCCGATGATGCTGGCCATCGCCGAAAGCCTGCGCAATCACGGCCTGTCCGACGATCGGATCAAGTTCGAACTGTTCGCCTCGTCCCAGCCCGGCCGCGCCAAGAAGCGCGCTGTGTCGCAGGAAGTTGGCACCTCGGCCAACAGTTGCGAGGTGTCGGTGACGCTGGACGGCGCCACCCGCACCTTCCAGATGCCCAAGGACGGCACCGCGGTGCTGGATGCGGCGCTGGATAACGACATGGACGCGCCCTATTCGTGTAAGGCGGGCGTGTGTTCGACCTGCCGCGCCAAGGTGCTGGAGGGCGAGGTCGAGATGGAAGTGAACCACGCGCTGGAAGATTACGAGGTCCGGGCCGGTTACGTCCTGTCCTGCCAGTGCATCCCGTTGTCCGACAAGGTGGTGCTCAGCTATGACGAATGA